Proteins encoded in a region of the Deefgea piscis genome:
- a CDS encoding sigma-54-dependent Fis family transcriptional regulator translates to MDQFELSQSPHLLAAHQRSQQYGLDAVTQADYVILSAKQLQAQQEEQRGFYLQALPVLSTLYQQIAKSHSTIVLTDANGLVLHALGEDQFLAKNHKVALKPGAIWSEQYQGTNAIGTALAEQRAITVHAEQHFLRANQVLTCASVPIFSPDSSLLGVIDVTGDYRSYHASTLSLIKMSAQELENKILYHTFRNALYISFHSRAEFMGTAMEGILVFDVDGHCLAANQSALFQLGAAAPMPFVHCFDARQQSINDILSACRVNPAQLTLTLHNGMRIAAIARFANTPQATLSKRFSHLNYLNTGDSQVARIIERVSKVLGHGIPILITGETGSGKELLAQAIHKDSPQASKNFVAVNCASIPESLIESELFGYAEGAFTGAKRSGNHGKIIQAHGGTLFLDEIGDMPLALQARLLRVLQEREITPLGSDRSIAIDMALICATHRDLAAQVAQGLFREDLYYRIQGLTVKLPPVRERGDLAIVIRKMLHSLGQKELSSAALALCLNYDWPGNFRQLYTVLRTAAVLAGDEKQLDIAHFPDDFIDAIAANHQQAKHLHTLSTQAIQAAISEHHGNISAAARALGISRNTVYRNK, encoded by the coding sequence GTGGATCAATTTGAACTCAGCCAATCGCCGCATTTATTGGCAGCGCATCAACGCTCACAGCAATATGGTTTGGATGCGGTGACGCAAGCTGACTATGTGATTTTATCGGCCAAGCAACTACAAGCGCAGCAAGAAGAGCAGCGTGGTTTTTATCTACAAGCTTTGCCGGTACTGAGTACGCTCTACCAACAAATCGCTAAAAGTCACAGCACGATTGTGCTCACTGACGCCAATGGGCTGGTGCTGCATGCCTTGGGTGAAGATCAGTTTTTAGCCAAAAACCACAAAGTCGCCCTCAAGCCTGGCGCAATTTGGAGTGAGCAATATCAGGGCACCAACGCCATCGGCACAGCATTGGCCGAGCAACGCGCCATCACCGTCCATGCCGAGCAACATTTTTTACGCGCCAATCAAGTCCTCACTTGCGCCAGCGTGCCGATTTTTAGTCCCGATTCCAGCTTGCTTGGCGTGATTGATGTAACCGGCGATTACCGCAGTTACCATGCATCGACGCTGTCGTTAATTAAAATGTCAGCACAAGAATTAGAAAATAAAATCCTGTATCACACCTTTCGTAATGCCCTTTATATTAGTTTTCATAGCCGAGCTGAATTTATGGGCACAGCGATGGAAGGCATTTTGGTGTTTGATGTCGATGGACACTGCTTGGCCGCCAATCAAAGCGCGCTGTTTCAGCTCGGTGCTGCTGCGCCAATGCCATTTGTTCATTGTTTTGATGCGCGCCAACAATCGATCAACGACATCCTCAGCGCCTGCCGCGTTAATCCTGCGCAGCTGACACTCACTTTGCACAATGGCATGCGTATTGCGGCCATTGCCCGCTTTGCGAACACGCCGCAAGCGACGCTCAGCAAACGTTTTTCACACTTAAATTACCTCAATACCGGCGACAGCCAAGTGGCCCGGATTATTGAGCGCGTCAGCAAAGTATTAGGCCATGGCATTCCGATTTTAATTACCGGCGAAACCGGCAGCGGCAAAGAGCTACTGGCGCAAGCCATTCATAAAGACTCACCGCAAGCGAGCAAGAATTTTGTTGCCGTCAATTGCGCGTCGATCCCTGAATCACTGATTGAATCTGAATTATTTGGCTACGCAGAAGGCGCATTTACTGGCGCCAAACGCAGTGGCAACCACGGCAAAATCATTCAAGCGCATGGCGGGACTCTATTTTTGGATGAAATTGGTGATATGCCCTTGGCTTTGCAAGCGCGCTTACTGCGGGTGTTACAAGAAAGAGAAATCACGCCGCTGGGCAGTGATCGTTCAATTGCCATAGATATGGCACTGATTTGCGCCACCCACCGTGATTTAGCCGCGCAAGTGGCGCAAGGCTTGTTTCGCGAAGATCTGTATTATCGAATTCAAGGACTCACCGTAAAACTACCACCGGTGCGCGAACGTGGGGATTTGGCGATTGTGATCCGCAAAATGTTGCATAGCTTAGGCCAAAAAGAACTGTCATCTGCCGCGCTGGCGTTGTGCTTAAACTACGATTGGCCGGGCAATTTTAGACAGCTCTACACGGTATTACGCACTGCAGCGGTCTTGGCTGGCGATGAAAAGCAACTCGATATTGCGCATTTTCCGGATGATTTTATCGACGCGATTGCGGCCAACCATCAGCAAGCAAAACATTTACACACGCTCTCAACGCAAGCCATTCAAGCGGCGATTAGCGAGCACCATGGCAATATCTCGGCCGCCGCCCGCGCTCTGGGCATTTCGCGCAATACGGTTTACCGCAATAAATGA
- the adh gene encoding aldehyde dehydrogenase, giving the protein MNHAEMKFLNIAFPYRQQYGNFINGTWQAPLDGEYFDNITPITGQVFCQVARSKAADVEMALDAAHAAKGAWGRTSAAERARILNQIADRMEANLEMLAVAETIDNGKPIRETRAADIPLAIDHFRYFAGAIRAQEGGISEIDHDTVAYHFHEPLGVVGQIIPWNFPILMATWKLAPALAAGNCVVLKPAEQTPASILVLAELIADLLPPGVLNIVNGYGLEAGKPLASSKRIAKIAFTGETTTGRLIMQYAGQNLIPATLELGGKSPNIFFANVMQADDAYFDKALEGFAMFALNQGEVCTCPSRALIQESIYEQFMERAVQRVKAIRQGHPLDGNTMIGAQASQEQFEKILSYLDLGKQEGAKCLTGGEATRFDGELGQGFYIQPTIFVGHNKMRIFQEEIFGPVVSVTTFKTEAEALEIANDTLYGLGAGVWSRDINQAYRFGREIQAGRVWTNCYHAYPAHAAFGGYKQSGIGRENHKMMLDHYQQTKNLLVSYSNQALGFF; this is encoded by the coding sequence ATGAACCATGCTGAAATGAAGTTTTTGAATATTGCATTTCCTTATCGTCAGCAGTATGGCAATTTTATTAATGGCACATGGCAAGCGCCGCTTGATGGCGAATATTTTGACAATATCACGCCGATTACCGGACAAGTTTTTTGCCAAGTGGCTCGATCGAAAGCGGCAGATGTTGAAATGGCGCTCGACGCCGCGCATGCCGCTAAAGGGGCATGGGGCCGTACTAGCGCAGCGGAACGCGCTCGCATATTGAATCAGATTGCCGATCGGATGGAGGCCAATTTAGAAATGCTGGCCGTGGCCGAAACCATCGACAATGGCAAACCGATCCGTGAAACACGCGCCGCCGATATCCCGTTGGCGATTGATCATTTTCGTTATTTTGCTGGCGCAATTCGTGCGCAAGAAGGCGGTATTTCAGAAATTGATCATGATACGGTGGCGTATCACTTTCATGAGCCGCTGGGCGTGGTTGGGCAGATTATTCCGTGGAACTTCCCGATTTTAATGGCCACTTGGAAGCTCGCTCCGGCATTGGCCGCAGGCAATTGCGTGGTGTTAAAACCGGCTGAGCAAACGCCAGCTTCGATCTTGGTGTTGGCGGAGTTGATTGCTGATTTATTACCGCCAGGGGTACTCAATATCGTTAATGGCTATGGTTTAGAAGCGGGTAAACCGCTAGCCAGTAGTAAACGCATTGCCAAAATTGCCTTTACCGGAGAAACCACGACCGGTCGTTTGATTATGCAATACGCCGGTCAAAACCTGATTCCGGCCACACTCGAATTGGGTGGTAAAAGCCCGAATATTTTCTTTGCCAATGTAATGCAAGCCGATGACGCTTATTTTGATAAAGCACTCGAAGGCTTTGCGATGTTTGCACTGAACCAAGGCGAGGTGTGTACCTGCCCATCACGCGCTTTGATTCAAGAATCCATTTACGAGCAATTTATGGAGCGGGCGGTGCAGCGGGTGAAAGCGATTCGTCAAGGTCATCCACTCGATGGCAATACCATGATTGGCGCGCAAGCATCGCAAGAACAGTTTGAAAAAATCCTGTCGTATTTAGATTTAGGCAAACAAGAAGGTGCCAAATGCTTAACCGGCGGTGAGGCAACACGGTTCGATGGCGAATTGGGCCAAGGGTTTTATATCCAACCAACGATTTTTGTTGGGCATAACAAAATGCGGATTTTCCAAGAAGAAATTTTTGGCCCTGTGGTCTCGGTCACCACCTTTAAAACCGAAGCAGAAGCGCTAGAAATCGCCAACGACACTTTATACGGTTTGGGAGCTGGTGTTTGGAGCCGAGATATCAATCAGGCGTATCGTTTTGGCCGTGAGATTCAAGCGGGCCGAGTTTGGACCAATTGCTATCACGCGTATCCGGCCCACGCGGCTTTTGGTGGTTATAAGCAATCGGGTATCGGTCGAGAAAATCACAAAATGATGCTCGATCATTATCAACAAACTAAAAACTTACTCGTGAGCTATTCCAATCAAGCGCTGGGTTTTTTCTAA
- a CDS encoding DUF779 domain-containing protein, with protein MTNIDLVVPRVIATEAALQLIDSLAQRYGALLFHQSGGCCDGSAPMCFSRTEFQVGAGDVYLGDIGGAPFYMSTSQFEYWQHTQLNIDVVAGMGGMFSLESGTGRRFLTRSRLFTDEEWQWLAAHPVTFAAG; from the coding sequence ATGACAAATATAGATCTAGTCGTGCCGCGAGTGATCGCCACCGAGGCCGCATTGCAGTTAATTGATTCGCTAGCGCAGCGGTATGGTGCTTTGCTGTTTCATCAATCGGGTGGCTGCTGTGATGGCAGCGCACCGATGTGTTTTTCGCGTACTGAGTTTCAGGTGGGGGCGGGTGATGTGTATTTGGGCGATATTGGCGGTGCGCCGTTTTATATGAGTACTTCGCAGTTTGAATACTGGCAGCACACGCAATTAAACATCGATGTGGTGGCTGGAATGGGTGGGATGTTTTCTTTAGAAAGTGGCACCGGACGTCGATTTTTAACGCGTTCGCGCTTGTTTACCGATGAGGAATGGCAATGGCTTGCTGCGCATCCAGTGACATTTGCTGCGGGTTGA
- a CDS encoding NAD-dependent succinate-semialdehyde dehydrogenase: protein MLQLDDPTLLREHALIDGLWQSADDGATLAVHNPADNSPVAMVPCMGVAETQRAIFAAQAAQIEWRARSGKERSIVLRRWFDLLMQHQTDLAKIMTAEQGKPLAEAKGEIAYAASFIEWFAEEAKRLDGHVLQHPQADKRILVLRQAIGVTAAITPWNFPAAMIARKAGPALAAGCSMVIKPASQTPLTALAMAELSLRAGIPAGVFNVITGKASEIGGELTRNPIVRKLSFTGSTAVGKALMAQCADTIKKVSLELGGNAPFIVFEDADLDAAVAGAMIAKFRNAGQTCVCANRILVHDAVYDEFSHKLRVAMQALKVGNGMDSDVMLGPLIDDKAIAKVQEHLSDALEHGAQLLLGGGLDALGGRFFQPTLLSHVTTAMKIAHEETFGPVAPLFRFYHEREAIDLANHTEFGLAAYFYSRDIGRIFRVAEALESGMVGINTGLISNEVGPFGGIKQSGLGREGSRFGIDDYVELKYLCVAGL from the coding sequence ATGTTGCAACTTGATGATCCAACCCTGCTGCGCGAACACGCACTGATCGACGGGCTGTGGCAATCGGCCGACGATGGCGCAACGCTGGCGGTTCATAATCCGGCGGATAATTCGCCAGTGGCCATGGTGCCTTGCATGGGCGTTGCTGAGACACAACGCGCCATTTTTGCCGCACAAGCGGCGCAAATCGAATGGCGCGCGCGGTCGGGCAAAGAGCGATCGATTGTTTTGCGCCGCTGGTTTGATTTACTCATGCAGCATCAAACCGATCTCGCCAAAATCATGACCGCCGAGCAAGGTAAACCCTTGGCCGAAGCCAAAGGCGAAATCGCCTATGCCGCCAGCTTTATTGAATGGTTTGCCGAAGAAGCCAAGCGGCTAGATGGCCATGTATTGCAGCATCCACAAGCGGATAAACGCATTTTGGTCCTCCGCCAAGCCATTGGCGTAACGGCAGCCATTACCCCGTGGAATTTCCCCGCCGCCATGATTGCGCGTAAAGCTGGGCCAGCGCTCGCTGCGGGCTGCAGCATGGTGATTAAACCCGCCAGCCAAACACCACTCACCGCTTTGGCCATGGCCGAGCTCTCATTACGCGCCGGTATTCCGGCTGGGGTGTTTAATGTGATTACCGGCAAGGCCAGCGAAATCGGTGGCGAGCTCACCCGTAATCCGATTGTGCGCAAACTCAGCTTCACTGGCAGCACCGCCGTTGGCAAAGCCTTAATGGCGCAATGCGCCGATACCATTAAAAAAGTGTCTTTAGAGCTGGGCGGCAATGCGCCATTTATTGTGTTTGAAGATGCCGATCTGGATGCCGCTGTGGCCGGGGCAATGATTGCCAAATTTAGAAATGCCGGACAAACCTGCGTCTGCGCCAACCGGATATTGGTGCACGACGCGGTGTATGACGAATTTAGCCACAAGCTACGCGTCGCAATGCAAGCGCTCAAAGTGGGCAATGGCATGGATTCAGACGTCATGCTCGGGCCTTTGATTGACGATAAAGCGATTGCTAAAGTCCAAGAACACCTGAGCGATGCACTCGAGCATGGCGCACAGCTCTTGCTCGGCGGTGGTCTAGATGCTTTAGGTGGCCGTTTTTTCCAACCGACTTTGCTCAGCCATGTCACCACCGCGATGAAAATCGCCCACGAGGAAACCTTTGGCCCGGTGGCACCGCTATTTCGTTTTTACCACGAGCGCGAAGCGATTGATTTGGCCAATCACACCGAATTTGGTTTAGCCGCGTATTTTTATAGCCGCGATATCGGCCGAATTTTCCGCGTGGCCGAAGCGCTGGAGTCCGGCATGGTGGGTATCAATACCGGCTTGATCTCGAATGAAGTCGGCCCATTTGGCGGCATCAAACAATCAGGTCTAGGTCGGGAAGGCTCGCGCTTTGGCATCGATGATTATGTTGAATTAAAGTATCTGTGTGTTGCTGGCTTGTAA
- the gabT gene encoding 4-aminobutyrate--2-oxoglutarate transaminase: MSNNQTLRQRQAAATPRGVGVMAPFFIERALNAELWDVEGRRFIDFAGGIAVLNTGHCHPTVSAAVQKQLAAFTHSCYQVVPYESYIALAERINALTPGTHAKKTAFFSSGAEAVENAIKIARAATARSAVIAFTGGFHGRTMMGMALTGKVTPYKVGFGPFPGEVYHAPFPQELHGVSIEQSLQRLNELFKADVDPQRVAAIIFEPVQGEGGFYIAPPEWLRALRQLCDQHGILLIADEIQTGFARTGQWFAMQHYDVLPDLMTLAKSLAGGYPLSAVCGRAEIMDAPSPGGLGGTYAGNPLAIAAAHAVLDVIETEQLNQRANQLGDRLQARLQIIASAVPHIAQIRGLGAMVAIELIDPATGEPDVAKTKAIQAHALAQGLILLSCGTYANVIRFLFPLTIEDTVFAEALDILEAALKGNADVAT, encoded by the coding sequence ATGAGTAACAATCAAACCCTGCGCCAACGCCAAGCAGCGGCCACACCGCGCGGCGTGGGCGTGATGGCGCCATTTTTTATTGAACGCGCACTCAATGCCGAGCTGTGGGATGTGGAAGGCCGCCGTTTTATTGATTTTGCCGGTGGTATTGCGGTACTCAACACTGGGCACTGCCACCCCACAGTCAGCGCCGCAGTGCAAAAGCAACTCGCCGCTTTTACCCATAGCTGTTATCAAGTTGTGCCGTATGAATCGTATATTGCCTTGGCAGAACGCATTAATGCCTTAACACCGGGGACGCATGCCAAAAAAACCGCTTTTTTTTCTAGCGGCGCCGAAGCGGTCGAAAACGCAATCAAAATCGCCCGTGCCGCCACCGCTCGCAGCGCGGTGATTGCTTTTACTGGCGGTTTTCACGGCCGAACGATGATGGGCATGGCGCTCACCGGTAAAGTGACGCCGTATAAAGTCGGCTTTGGCCCCTTCCCCGGCGAGGTGTATCACGCGCCTTTTCCGCAAGAATTACACGGCGTGAGCATCGAGCAATCGCTGCAAAGACTCAATGAGCTGTTTAAAGCCGATGTCGATCCGCAGCGCGTGGCGGCGATTATTTTTGAGCCGGTGCAAGGCGAAGGTGGCTTTTATATTGCACCGCCAGAATGGCTACGCGCGCTGCGGCAATTATGCGATCAACACGGTATTTTGCTGATTGCCGATGAAATCCAAACTGGCTTTGCCCGTACCGGACAATGGTTTGCGATGCAGCATTACGATGTATTGCCCGATTTAATGACGCTGGCCAAATCATTAGCCGGCGGCTATCCATTATCCGCCGTGTGTGGCCGCGCCGAAATCATGGACGCACCCAGCCCAGGCGGCCTAGGTGGCACCTATGCCGGCAACCCGCTGGCCATTGCCGCCGCACACGCGGTATTAGATGTGATCGAGACAGAACAACTCAATCAACGCGCCAATCAACTCGGTGATCGACTCCAAGCGCGCTTGCAAATCATCGCCAGCGCCGTGCCGCACATCGCGCAAATCCGTGGCTTGGGTGCGATGGTGGCCATTGAATTAATTGACCCGGCGACGGGTGAGCCTGACGTTGCCAAAACCAAAGCCATTCAAGCGCACGCCTTAGCCCAAGGTTTAATTCTGCTAAGCTGTGGTACTTACGCCAATGTAATCCGCTTTTTATTTCCACTGACCATCGAAGACACGGTCTTTGCTGAGGCGCTGGATATATTAGAGGCGGCACTAAAGGGGAATGCAGATGTTGCAACTTGA
- the hdeA gene encoding acid-activated periplasmic chaperone HdeA, with protein sequence MKKLTLTAAVLIAIAAQGAFAATASGTASAKKPVAKWMCEDFLAVDESYQPKAVYFAEGFNKKNKPVDSVMDVDGIEKIVPMVIQECKKDPKSSFWSKVKSSWAKVKADM encoded by the coding sequence ATGAAAAAACTAACCCTCACTGCTGCTGTATTAATCGCTATTGCCGCACAAGGCGCTTTTGCGGCCACCGCCAGCGGTACGGCGAGCGCCAAAAAACCCGTTGCTAAATGGATGTGCGAAGACTTTCTCGCTGTTGATGAAAGCTATCAGCCTAAAGCAGTCTATTTTGCTGAAGGCTTTAATAAGAAAAACAAACCCGTTGATTCAGTGATGGACGTCGATGGCATTGAAAAAATCGTGCCTATGGTCATTCAAGAATGCAAAAAAGACCCGAAATCATCGTTCTGGAGCAAAGTAAAATCGAGCTGGGCCAAGGTTAAAGCCGACATGTAA
- the phnF gene encoding phosphonate metabolism transcriptional regulator PhnF: MPKTPPKWQQIATLLAEEIAQKTLRGQLPVEPILAQRFAVNRHTVRRAVQALESQGLVRIEQGRGTFVQEDLIDYQMGRRGRFSHSLAAQSLSGASQILRSDVIIASDEVCQQLEIAAGSEVLKIEALDFVADQVVGVCTEYLPLPRFAGFNLLLAEHGAMSEALRAAGVVSMSRKSSKITARIPRAEVAAQLAQPKSQPVLYVESVYQDDHGQVIEYGITRFAAHAIQLVITPEV, from the coding sequence ATGCCAAAGACCCCGCCCAAATGGCAGCAAATCGCCACCTTATTAGCTGAAGAAATTGCCCAAAAAACCTTACGCGGTCAATTGCCGGTTGAGCCGATCTTGGCGCAGCGCTTTGCCGTCAACCGGCATACCGTACGCCGTGCGGTACAAGCTTTAGAAAGCCAAGGCTTGGTGCGGATCGAGCAAGGGCGCGGCACTTTTGTGCAAGAAGATTTAATTGATTACCAAATGGGGCGGCGCGGGCGCTTTTCGCACAGCTTGGCTGCGCAAAGCTTGAGTGGGGCAAGCCAAATTTTACGCAGTGACGTCATCATTGCCAGTGATGAGGTGTGCCAGCAACTCGAAATTGCCGCCGGTAGTGAAGTGTTAAAAATCGAAGCGCTGGATTTCGTTGCCGACCAAGTGGTGGGTGTTTGCACCGAATACCTGCCTTTGCCACGCTTTGCTGGTTTTAATCTACTGCTGGCCGAGCATGGCGCAATGAGTGAAGCGTTGCGCGCCGCAGGGGTAGTGAGCATGAGCAGAAAGTCATCCAAAATTACCGCCCGCATTCCGCGCGCTGAAGTGGCCGCGCAATTGGCGCAACCCAAAAGCCAGCCGGTACTGTATGTCGAGAGTGTTTATCAAGACGATCACGGGCAAGTGATTGAGTACGGCATTACGCGCTTTGCCGCCCATGCGATTCAATTGGTGATTACGCCAGAGGTATAA
- a CDS encoding helix-turn-helix domain-containing protein, whose product MQILVKLDVMLAERKVKSKDLAQHIGITEQNLSLLKQGKVKGLRFSTLLAICDFLDCQPGDLLQFSRDSPPDHEASD is encoded by the coding sequence ATGCAAATTTTAGTCAAACTCGATGTGATGCTGGCCGAACGAAAAGTGAAGTCCAAAGACCTCGCTCAGCATATTGGAATTACTGAGCAAAATTTATCGCTACTGAAACAAGGCAAAGTCAAAGGCTTGCGCTTTTCGACTTTGCTGGCGATTTGCGATTTTCTCGATTGCCAGCCCGGTGATTTATTGCAATTTAGCCGCGATAGCCCGCCCGACCATGAAGCCAGCGATTAA
- a CDS encoding DUF2975 domain-containing protein translates to MTPIKMAQTSQKLAYFSLCLALTILLLNAAFWLFPTLAAFSQQAGLGFLLTERAQAYINPLTALPMWQVAGAIVLSSIPLLAMSFGLFHLRALFQTYARGDYFSLAAASHLGKVAHAAIGWAVLDFICSPLLILWVTMLNPVGQRVLSISLTPASLMLVFLGLSLSVIAHILQQASALATENQQFV, encoded by the coding sequence ATGACACCGATTAAAATGGCGCAAACCAGCCAAAAGCTGGCCTACTTTTCTTTATGCCTAGCCTTAACGATTTTGCTCTTGAACGCCGCCTTTTGGCTGTTTCCGACATTGGCCGCATTCAGCCAACAAGCAGGTTTGGGGTTTTTACTCACTGAACGAGCGCAAGCCTATATAAACCCACTGACGGCGCTGCCCATGTGGCAAGTGGCTGGCGCGATTGTGTTGTCGAGCATTCCACTGCTGGCGATGAGCTTTGGTCTATTCCATTTACGCGCGCTATTTCAAACCTATGCCCGTGGCGACTATTTTTCGCTGGCCGCGGCCAGCCACTTAGGTAAAGTGGCGCATGCCGCAATCGGCTGGGCAGTGCTGGATTTTATTTGCTCGCCGCTGCTGATTTTATGGGTCACGATGCTCAATCCAGTCGGGCAACGTGTACTGAGCATTAGCCTAACGCCTGCCAGTTTGATGCTGGTGTTTTTAGGGCTGAGCCTGAGCGTTATTGCGCATATTTTGCAGCAAGCCAGTGCATTGGCCACAGAAAATCAGCAGTTCGTGTGA
- a CDS encoding FAD-dependent oxidoreductase → MSETFQPWWFADALAQENRPPRPSLNGTHHADVCIVGGGYTGLWTAILLKQQQPELQIVIIEKNLCGSGASGRNGGCVLTLAPKLSTLTRLFGEAEAVKIVKASEAAVYAIQDFCAQYQLQADLRIDGALYTATNRAQSGSMDGVLAALNAHDINSWQTLDRDEVQKIAGSTRHLSGEFSPIAGSVHPGLLVRGMARVAESLGVLIYENTSMQRIEYGEPARVVTSDGEIVAQHVVLAMNAWMASQFRQFARSIAIVSSDMVITEPCPEAIQALGLTHGASICDSRIFVHYYRSTSDGRLMLGKGGNTFAFGGKMLAEFDQASRYQAQLTQTLHDYFPRLAEVPIAASWNGASDRSVTGLPFFGFLDQQPNICYGFGYSGNGVSTCYLGGQILSSMVRGEKDGWAQCALVSGPLGYFPPEPIRWLGSMLVRNAIRRKEACEDNDQRPMFFDKILARFANAAGKSDKA, encoded by the coding sequence ATGAGTGAAACTTTTCAACCTTGGTGGTTTGCCGATGCGCTAGCGCAAGAAAACCGCCCGCCACGGCCAAGCTTGAATGGCACACACCACGCTGATGTGTGTATTGTCGGCGGCGGTTATACCGGTTTGTGGACGGCGATTTTACTTAAACAACAGCAGCCCGAGCTGCAGATTGTCATCATCGAAAAAAACCTGTGCGGCAGTGGCGCATCGGGGCGCAATGGCGGTTGCGTGCTAACTTTAGCCCCCAAATTAAGCACGCTGACGCGGCTATTTGGTGAAGCTGAAGCCGTCAAAATTGTCAAAGCCTCAGAAGCCGCCGTCTACGCTATTCAGGACTTTTGTGCGCAGTATCAGCTGCAAGCCGATCTGCGTATTGACGGCGCGCTCTATACCGCCACTAATCGCGCACAAAGCGGCAGTATGGATGGCGTATTGGCGGCGCTCAACGCGCATGACATCAATAGCTGGCAGACTTTAGATCGCGATGAAGTGCAAAAAATCGCCGGTTCAACTCGGCATTTATCTGGGGAATTTTCGCCAATTGCCGGCAGCGTGCATCCGGGGCTGTTGGTGCGCGGCATGGCGCGCGTTGCCGAATCCTTGGGTGTGCTGATTTATGAAAACACCAGCATGCAGCGCATTGAATACGGTGAGCCAGCGCGCGTGGTGACCAGCGATGGCGAGATTGTCGCCCAGCACGTGGTGTTGGCGATGAATGCGTGGATGGCCAGCCAGTTTCGCCAATTTGCACGCAGCATTGCCATTGTGTCGTCCGATATGGTGATTACCGAGCCCTGCCCCGAAGCAATCCAAGCCCTTGGCCTCACGCATGGCGCGTCGATTTGCGATTCGCGGATATTTGTTCATTACTATCGCAGCACCAGCGATGGCCGTTTAATGCTCGGCAAAGGCGGCAATACCTTTGCTTTTGGCGGCAAAATGCTGGCCGAATTTGACCAAGCTAGCCGCTACCAAGCCCAGCTAACACAAACGCTGCACGACTATTTCCCGCGTTTGGCTGAGGTGCCAATTGCCGCTTCGTGGAATGGTGCGTCCGATCGATCCGTCACCGGTTTGCCGTTTTTTGGGTTTCTCGATCAACAGCCCAATATTTGCTACGGCTTTGGTTATTCCGGCAACGGCGTGAGCACCTGCTATTTGGGCGGGCAGATTTTAAGCAGTATGGTGCGAGGGGAAAAAGACGGTTGGGCGCAATGCGCCTTGGTCAGCGGGCCATTGGGTTACTTTCCGCCCGAGCCAATACGCTGGCTAGGCAGTATGTTGGTACGCAACGCCATCCGCCGCAAAGAAGCCTGCGAAGACAACGATCAACGCCCGATGTTTTTTGACAAAATCCTCGCCCGCTTTGCCAACGCCGCCGGAAAGTCGGACAAAGCCTAA
- the phnX gene encoding phosphonoacetaldehyde hydrolase, with translation MLNTHAYTGPLQAVIFDWAGTVLDFGSFAPTQVLVAAFAQCGIAITLSEARVPMGLAKWDHIKAVGRLASVAARWQAQYGREMNDADVDHLYALFMPLQIAHVGEFSQPITGAINTIKQLREHGLKIGSCTGYPRAVMNALQPIATQYGFTPDYTVAADDLKAGARPGPWMALANVIELGISHVAACVKVDDTVPGIAEGLNAGMWTVGLAISGNEVGLTENDWLALTPSEQAPLREQATAKLSAAGAHFVIDSIADLPRVITQIEYALAQGQRP, from the coding sequence ATGCTCAACACACACGCTTATACCGGTCCTTTGCAAGCGGTTATTTTTGATTGGGCAGGCACCGTGCTCGATTTTGGCTCATTCGCCCCTACCCAAGTCTTAGTTGCAGCTTTTGCACAATGCGGCATCGCAATCACCTTGTCCGAAGCACGCGTGCCGATGGGCTTAGCCAAATGGGATCACATCAAAGCCGTTGGCCGACTCGCGAGCGTTGCTGCGCGCTGGCAAGCTCAATATGGTCGCGAAATGAACGACGCCGACGTGGACCATCTCTATGCGCTGTTTATGCCGCTGCAAATTGCGCATGTGGGCGAGTTTTCGCAACCGATCACCGGCGCCATCAACACCATTAAACAATTGCGTGAGCACGGCCTTAAAATCGGCAGTTGCACCGGCTACCCACGCGCAGTGATGAACGCGCTGCAGCCCATCGCCACACAATATGGCTTTACACCGGATTACACCGTCGCTGCCGATGACCTTAAAGCCGGCGCCCGCCCGGGGCCGTGGATGGCGCTGGCCAATGTAATTGAGCTCGGCATCAGCCATGTTGCCGCCTGCGTTAAAGTCGACGACACCGTGCCGGGCATTGCTGAGGGTTTAAACGCGGGCATGTGGACCGTCGGTTTAGCCATTAGCGGCAATGAAGTGGGCCTCACTGAAAACGACTGGCTGGCGCTCACGCCCAGCGAGCAAGCGCCGTTGCGCGAACAAGCCACGGCCAAACTCAGCGCCGCTGGCGCGCATTTTGTCATCGACAGCATCGCGGATTTACCCCGCGTGATCACACAAATCGAATACGCTTTAGCGCAAGGCCAACGGCCATGA